One Euphorbia lathyris chromosome 1, ddEupLath1.1, whole genome shotgun sequence DNA segment encodes these proteins:
- the LOC136227572 gene encoding uncharacterized protein: protein MFTTRLFARTLFATAKSESSATTVAAATASAAPAVARTARNPLEEFFELDRIPDEEKPVIYGRSWKASELRLKSWDDLQKLWFVLLKEKNMLMTQRQMLNAQNLRFPNPERLPKVRKSMCRIKHVLTERAIDEPDPRRSAEMKRMINAL, encoded by the exons ATGTTTACGACAAGACTTTTTGCGAGAACGCTCTTCGCTACCGCTAAATCTGAAAGCTCAGCTACCACTGTTGCTGCTGCCACTGCTTCTGCTGCTCCTGCTGTCGCTCGTACTGCCAGAAACCCTCTGGAGGAATTCTTCGAGTTAGATAGGATCCCGGATGAAGAAAAACCGGTCATCTATG GTCGAAGTTGGAAAGCTTCAGAGCTGCGCTTGAAGTCTTGGGATGATCTTCAGAAGCTTTGGTTTGTTCTATTAAAGGAGAAGAACATGCTAATGACTCAACGTCAGATGCTTAATGCTCAAAACCTACGATTTCCAAATCCAGAACGCTTACCCAAG GTAAGGAAGTCGATGTGTCGAATCAAGCATGTACTTACAGAGAGAGCTATTGATGAGCCAGATCCTAGAAGGTCTGCGGAGATGAAGAGGATGATAAACGCCTTGTGA